A single window of Priestia filamentosa DNA harbors:
- a CDS encoding YtzC family protein translates to MATRQSVDNLLQQCEDSLRYAKGQLSEGMKQEHYNATEYTKAQEMLEQSYMNLEEMAHSANDQQREQLYRMRLQIQQLQNEMILTDY, encoded by the coding sequence ATGGCAACACGTCAATCTGTTGACAATCTTCTTCAACAGTGTGAAGACTCACTTCGCTATGCAAAAGGTCAGCTTAGTGAAGGAATGAAACAAGAACATTACAATGCAACAGAGTATACGAAAGCACAGGAAATGCTTGAGCAGTCTTACATGAACCTAGAAGAAATGGCACACAGTGCAAACGATCAGCAGCGTGAGCAGCTTTACCGTATGCGTCTACAAATTCAGCAGCTTCAAAATGAAATGATCTTAACAGATTATTAA
- a CDS encoding alpha/beta hydrolase, translating to MWTWEVENAKGVMVIIHGAGEHHGRYEWLRERWNEEGFHVIMGDLPGQGVTTRRRGHIRSFNEYIEAIEEWVEEAQTYDLPIFLLGHSMGALTAIRALQLRSLPVWGVILSSPALGLKEQPPAFKDVLSKGLNKLMPGKLVQSPLVIENVTRNQRLWREHKEDKLYVKKVSVRWYRQFVEAMNLAFKDMDKFPDVPLLILQAGEDKIIEKFIVRQWFDDMSLSEKIYKEWTGLYHEVFNEPEQDQVFAYAKSFVHLHV from the coding sequence ATGTGGACATGGGAAGTAGAGAACGCAAAGGGAGTCATGGTCATCATCCATGGAGCAGGAGAGCATCACGGACGCTATGAATGGCTGAGAGAAAGATGGAATGAAGAAGGTTTTCACGTTATTATGGGAGATCTTCCAGGCCAAGGAGTGACAACGAGAAGAAGAGGACATATTCGCTCTTTTAATGAGTATATTGAAGCAATTGAAGAATGGGTTGAAGAAGCGCAAACATACGACTTACCCATTTTTCTACTAGGACACAGTATGGGAGCATTGACGGCTATACGAGCGCTTCAACTTCGCAGTTTGCCTGTATGGGGAGTTATTTTATCATCACCAGCCTTAGGATTAAAAGAACAACCACCAGCCTTTAAAGATGTCCTTTCAAAAGGTTTAAATAAGCTCATGCCTGGTAAACTTGTTCAGTCTCCACTTGTGATTGAAAATGTCACAAGAAATCAGCGTCTGTGGAGAGAACATAAAGAAGATAAGCTGTATGTAAAAAAAGTGTCTGTACGCTGGTACCGTCAGTTTGTGGAAGCGATGAATTTAGCTTTTAAAGATATGGATAAATTTCCAGATGTACCGTTATTAATTCTTCAAGCTGGGGAAGATAAGATTATTGAGAAATTTATTGTAAGACAATGGTTTGATGATATGAGTTTAAGTGAAAAAATTTATAAGGAATGGACAGGACTTTATCATGAAGTATTCAATGAGCCTGAACAGGACCAAGTGTTTGCTTATGCGAAAAGCTTTGTTCATTTACATGTATAA
- a CDS encoding TIGR01212 family radical SAM protein (This family includes YhcC from E. coli K-12, an uncharacterized radical SAM protein.) has protein sequence MKETNPFLFASDHKRYHTWNYHLRNTFGHKVFKVALDGGFDCPNRDGTVAHGGCTFCSAAGSGDFAGNRAEDLITQFNDIKSKMHNKWKNGKYMAYFQAFTNTHAPLAELKEKYETVLNLEGVVGLSIGTRPDCLPDDVVDYLAELNERTYLWVELGLQTVHERTALLINRAHDYECYVEGVNKLRARGIRVCSHIINGLPLEDYDMMMKTAHEVAKLDVQGIKIHLLHLLKKTPMVKQYEKGQLEFLAFDDYINLVCDQLEVLPPEMVVHRLTGDGPINLMIGPMWSVDKWSVLNAIDDELKKRNSYQGRLFERKEVKV, from the coding sequence ATGAAAGAAACTAATCCATTTCTGTTTGCAAGCGATCATAAACGCTACCATACATGGAATTACCATTTACGAAACACTTTTGGGCACAAGGTGTTTAAAGTAGCTCTTGACGGGGGTTTTGACTGTCCGAATAGAGACGGAACTGTTGCTCATGGAGGCTGTACATTTTGTAGTGCAGCTGGCTCAGGTGATTTTGCTGGAAATCGAGCTGAAGATTTAATCACCCAATTTAATGATATTAAAAGCAAAATGCACAACAAGTGGAAAAACGGAAAGTATATGGCTTACTTCCAAGCCTTCACAAATACCCATGCGCCACTTGCAGAACTAAAAGAAAAATATGAAACAGTTCTAAACCTTGAAGGTGTTGTAGGACTTTCCATTGGAACACGTCCTGATTGTCTTCCAGATGATGTTGTTGATTATTTAGCAGAACTAAATGAAAGAACATACCTGTGGGTTGAACTTGGTCTTCAAACTGTTCATGAACGTACAGCTCTATTAATTAATAGAGCTCATGACTATGAATGTTACGTTGAAGGAGTTAATAAACTACGAGCGCGAGGTATTCGCGTTTGTTCCCATATTATTAATGGTCTGCCTCTTGAAGATTATGACATGATGATGAAAACAGCTCACGAGGTGGCAAAATTAGATGTCCAAGGCATTAAAATCCATCTTCTTCATCTCTTAAAGAAAACACCAATGGTCAAACAATATGAAAAAGGACAGCTTGAATTTTTAGCTTTTGACGATTACATCAACCTTGTCTGTGACCAACTTGAAGTGCTTCCTCCTGAAATGGTTGTTCACCGTTTAACAGGAGATGGTCCAATTAACCTTATGATTGGTCCAATGTGGAGCGTTGATAAGTGGAGTGTTTTAAATGCAATCGATGATGAATTAAAAAAACGAAATAGCTACCAAGGACGGCTTTTTGAACGAAAGGAAGTAAAAGTGTAA
- a CDS encoding tRNA (mnm(5)s(2)U34)-methyltransferase, with amino-acid sequence MNIERVLTFSKTLLEKVTENGDFAVDATAGNGHDTLFLANLVGEKGHLYSFDIQQNAIDETYNRLNEAKKIENVTLIHDGHHHFHQYIPFELKGKLSSAIFNLGYLPGGDKKIVTTPDTTIEAVKGLLQWLKKGGIIVLVVYHGHEEGAVERDALMQYVATLDQKNARVLKYEFLNQKNNPPFIIAIEKSTP; translated from the coding sequence ATGAATATTGAACGCGTATTAACTTTCTCCAAAACGCTTCTTGAAAAAGTAACAGAGAACGGAGATTTTGCTGTTGACGCAACAGCAGGAAACGGTCATGACACTCTTTTCCTAGCAAATCTTGTTGGCGAGAAAGGACACCTTTATAGCTTTGATATCCAACAAAATGCAATTGATGAAACTTATAATCGCTTGAATGAGGCAAAAAAAATCGAAAATGTCACGCTTATTCATGATGGTCATCATCATTTCCACCAATACATCCCTTTTGAATTAAAAGGAAAGCTAAGCAGTGCCATATTCAATCTTGGCTATTTACCCGGTGGAGACAAAAAGATTGTCACGACCCCTGACACAACTATCGAAGCTGTGAAAGGACTTCTACAATGGTTGAAAAAGGGAGGAATTATTGTTCTCGTTGTCTATCATGGTCATGAAGAAGGAGCAGTAGAACGAGATGCCCTTATGCAGTATGTCGCAACACTAGACCAAAAAAATGCGCGCGTATTGAAATACGAGTTTTTAAATCAAAAAAACAATCCTCCTTTTATCATTGCCATTGAAAAAAGTACTCCTTAA
- a CDS encoding tetraprenyl-beta-curcumene synthase family protein produces the protein MEIPKHPFMLMRKVYKEVMPIVHEELLKWKKKARNIPNEELRTQALASINDKTFHCEGGSIMGLLACGEFKKAIRFIVAYQTISDYLDNLCDRSTSLDPLDFAALHESMPHALTPHATLGEYYRYREDQNDGGYLHALVQTCQEVLASIEHYPLIKSHLLELCHYYCDLQIHKHVREEERVHRLETWFHEHQEKFPNMTWYEFSACAGSTLGIFCLVSYSFQRDFTKQQAMQIMSGYFPYIQGLHILLDYFIDQEEDKEEGDLNFCFYYPEQEEMMKRFYHFVSEADKKIKGLPHEHFHHFINRGLLGLYLSDRKVKKQRNVHKQAKKIIKLGGKISRFFYWNGRLYRILQKSTPH, from the coding sequence GTGGAGATACCAAAACACCCTTTTATGTTAATGAGAAAAGTCTATAAAGAAGTAATGCCGATTGTTCATGAAGAATTGTTGAAGTGGAAGAAAAAAGCCAGAAATATTCCAAATGAAGAACTTCGAACTCAAGCGTTAGCAAGCATAAATGATAAAACCTTTCACTGTGAAGGTGGATCAATTATGGGGTTGCTTGCATGTGGAGAATTTAAAAAAGCAATCCGTTTTATTGTTGCTTACCAAACGATCAGTGACTACCTTGATAACTTGTGTGATCGAAGTACTTCGCTTGATCCACTTGACTTTGCGGCTCTTCATGAATCAATGCCGCATGCTCTTACCCCACATGCGACACTCGGAGAATATTATCGTTATCGAGAGGATCAAAATGATGGGGGGTATTTGCACGCTCTTGTTCAAACATGTCAGGAAGTGCTAGCAAGTATTGAACATTATCCACTCATTAAAAGCCATTTATTAGAGCTTTGCCACTATTATTGTGATTTGCAAATACATAAACATGTGAGAGAAGAGGAGCGCGTTCACCGGTTAGAAACGTGGTTTCACGAGCATCAGGAGAAATTTCCAAATATGACTTGGTATGAATTTTCGGCCTGTGCAGGTTCAACCCTTGGCATTTTTTGTCTTGTTTCTTATAGTTTTCAACGTGATTTCACTAAACAGCAAGCAATGCAAATTATGTCAGGATACTTCCCTTATATTCAAGGACTTCACATTTTATTAGACTATTTTATTGATCAAGAAGAAGATAAAGAAGAGGGAGATTTGAACTTCTGTTTTTATTATCCAGAACAAGAGGAAATGATGAAACGCTTTTACCATTTTGTGAGTGAAGCAGACAAAAAAATTAAAGGTCTTCCACATGAGCATTTTCACCACTTTATTAATAGAGGTCTTCTTGGATTGTATCTTTCAGATCGAAAAGTAAAAAAACAGCGAAATGTTCATAAGCAGGCTAAAAAGATTATTAAGCTTGGAGGAAAGATAAGCCGATTTTTTTATTGGAATGGACGTTTATATCGCATATTACAAAAAAGTACTCCGCATTAA